The Macaca nemestrina isolate mMacNem1 chromosome 6, mMacNem.hap1, whole genome shotgun sequence genome window below encodes:
- the LOC105467047 gene encoding transcriptional activator protein Pur-alpha, producing MADRDSGSEQGGAALGSGGSLGHPGSGSGSGGGGGGGGGGGGSGGGGGGAPGGLQHETQELASKRVDIQNKRFYLDVKQNAKGRFLKIAEVGAGGNKSRLTLSMSVAVEFRDYLGDFIEHYAQLGPSQPPDLAQAQDEPRRALKSEFLVRENRKYYMDLKENQRGRFLRIRQTVNRGPGLGSTQGQTIALPAQGLIEFRDALAKLIDDYGVEEEPAELPEGTSLTVDNKRFFFDVGSNKYGVFMRVSEVKPTYRNSITVPYKVWAKFGHTFCKYSEEMKKIQEKQREKRAACEQLHQQQQQQQEETAAATLLLQGEEEGEED from the coding sequence ATGGCGGACCGAGACAGCGGCAGCGAGCAGGGTGGTGCGGCGCTGGGCTCGGGCGGCTCCCTGGGGCACCCCGGCTCGGGCTCAGGCTCCGGCGGGGGCGGTGGtggcggcgggggcggcggcggcagtggcggcggcggcggcggggcccCAGGGGGGCTGCAGCACGAGACGCAGGAGCTGGCCTCCAAGCGGGTGGACATCCAGAACAAGCGCTTCTACCTGGACGTGAAGCAGAACGCCAAGGGCCGCTTCCTGAAGATCGCCGAGGTGGGCGCGGGCGGCAACAAGAGCCGCCTCACTCTCTCCATGTCAGTGGCCGTGGAGTTCCGCGACTACCTGGGCGACTTCATCGAGCACTACGCGCAGCTGGGCCCCAGCCAGCCGCCGGACCTGGCCCAGGCACAGGACGAGCCGCGCCGGGCGCTCAAGAGCGAGTTCCTGGTGCGCGAGAACCGCAAGTACTACATGGATCTCAAGGAGAACCAGCGCGGCCGCTTCCTGCGCATCCGCCAGACGGTCAACCGggggcctggcctgggctccacgCAGGGCCAGACCATTGCGCTGCCCGCGCAGGGGCTCATCGAGTTCCGTGACGCTCTGGCCAAGCTCATCGACGACTACGGAGTGGAGGAGGAGCCGGCCGAGCTGCCCGAGGGCACCTCCTTGACTGTGGACAACAAGCGCTTCTTCTTCGATGTGGGCTCCAACAAGTACGGCGTGTTTATGCGAGTGAGCGAGGTGAAGCCCACCTACCGCAACTCCATCACCGTGCCCTACAAGGTGTGGGCCAAGTTCGGACACACCTTCTGCAAGTACTCGGAGGAGATGAAGAAGATTCaagagaagcagagggagaagCGGGCTGCCTGTGAGCAGCTccaccagcagcaacagcagcagcaggaggagacCGCCGCTGCCACCCTGCTACTGCAGGgtgaggaagaaggggaagaagattGA